In Sphaeramia orbicularis chromosome 9, fSphaOr1.1, whole genome shotgun sequence, the sequence ACACAATCACATACACACTTTTTTAGTATTGGACATAAAACTAAAGATGACTTCTAGAGACCAACATATGTGTATCTTCTAAGTTTAGGCCACTGTGGTGATAGCAATACATATAGCTTGTATTCCATGTTTTGAAAACTTAGAAATTTGTTACAAACTATGGTAACTTTTTTTTGAAATTACAACACTGAATATTTTATACACAAACAGAATCTTCTTTATCCAAACAGGCCAAGTGGACCATGGTAAACAGAAACCACACCATCTGAGTGAATCTGATATATGGGAGAGAAGAAATGGAGAAAAACTGCATAGAATCTTTTGTACCGAATGAGCTGCAAATCTAAATAGGTATAGATGATGGAAAAAGCCTCATTTCCCATAACACTTCAGAACTGTTGGCTGTGATCCAGTGATTAACTGATCACATAAGAAAAAGGACTGAATCACCTCTAGACAGAACATTTTGTTAgatattttttctcgtaatttcACACAACTTTATTGTATCTTTTATTTTATGACAGTAAGTCATATCTTGAGTTTGACTTTAAGTTAAAGATGAAAGCCTTTAGAAAAGTATTTTAGACACTCCCCGATGCCACGCAATTCAGTTTTATAGCATCCTATGCTTTTTTTAGATAAGGAAAATCTGTTCATCCATTTATctgatatttaatacaaaaaaatagaTTTGAAAGACATGCCACATGAACAATGAGCATAACATAAAATTATTAAATGCTCAAACAGTTTACTTAAAGCAGTAGAAAGTCTGTAACTTCACCTTAAGCATGAACAGCATAACACGATGGGCAGTTTTTATACATAAAGCTAACTAATATTAATTTGTTGGCAGCTCAGTAGCATAATACTGATCAGAACTCAGAGATGGAACTATGTAAAAATATGGATTAGTTGCAGTTTACTGTCAGGTCAAGTCCTTTCTAGTGCTATTAGCTAAGTCCGCAGAGGTCAAAATAAGTTACACAACTGAAAGCTTAGGTTTCCCTAAAACATCTGGATGTCTTTTTCATCACTGTAGCACAACCAATTTATGTACACACtcacgcacactcacacacaccaacTATAATACACCACATCTGTACTGTCAAACATTTGCATATACCATTTTAAACAACATTCACAAGTTTGGCTGttttcaatatttaaaaaaatactctCCCAAAATGCTTCTGTCACATCCCTTTCACGTTACACAACAAAAGACACAATTTTAGTTACAGTATATTTACACACAAATAtgatacacttttttttcccctaaaaattaGCCTGCTGTGTGAACAACTGTCACACAAACTCAACAGTGACAATCATATCACATGGGGGTAAAGTCACTATGATGTTGCTTGAGAAGGGTTTTTGATGGAGGGCAGGTGCTTGGCGATTAAGGCAATCTTGCAGAGTGGATGATGATGACGAGGATGACCAAGACTGAGATTAAAGGGAAGTCAGGTGATCAATTACAGAAACACACTAATTTCTAAGGACACATGATGGCTTTCAGTATGAAGACGGTCAAAAAATTTTCACTCATCTTCTCACTTATTGAGAAGCATCCTGGCAAAGTCTGAATTTGATAGAGGTTTTGTGTCTCCTGCTGCGTTCGCTGCTGAACCTGCTGTTGCTGGTGTGGGCTGAGCTGCAGTCCCATTCTCCACTTTGTTTGCTGTCCCACTTTGTCGATTCAGAGAGCGGGGGAGTAATGCCAGCTGAGTGCGTCCTCTACCTCTCCTAGAAATAGAATAATATAAAGAACTTCAGAAAACACAACTTACTTTTGTCCTCATCCTAATGTCTTCTGCTGGATAATACACTGAGGTGTGTCAGTATACTTACGCTCCATGAACCTGACGAGGCATCATGTCCATCATAGGCCGACTCGAACCAGGGTTCTCCATCATGTTTCTGCGAGGAGGGTTACTAATGGCAACAGAGATTTTGTTGCCTTCTACGTCCATGCCATCCATCTTCAGTACCGCCTGAGAGGCCTGGGTTTCATCTGCAAACTCGACATATGCCAGACCCTGCACAACCACACATTAAGAGACACTTAATACAGCAGAAAAGCCAAAGGGGGTAACTGTCAGCCGAACACTGTATTCCTCCTTACACCTCACCTTGGGTTTTCCTGAGCGATATGTGACGAGACGAACTTCTCTGATAGTGCCATGATTTTTGCAGATTTCCTCCAACTGCTCCTTAGTGCAAGAGAACGGCAGCCCAGAGATGAAAATTTTGTGTTTCTCCATGGATGTGTTGTATTTGAACACCTGTAGGAAGATCAGTGCAAGGGGGGTCACTGGAGTTGTATGTTACAACAGAAACAAGGGCACTTATGTCTGTTACTGTTTAATTTTTACCTTAAAGtcagggtttttgtttttgtctacaCAAGGTGACACAAACATAGGCCTGCCCGCCACCTCCCGCCTGTCGAGCTTCAGAGCTTCAGAGACGGACACTGTGGATTCAAACTGTACGTAGCCATAGCCTTTAAAGCTCCCCTTGTTGCTGAAGACAGGGCGAATCTGTTTGATGGGACCACAGGTCTCAAACAGCGTCCTGAGCTTTGCCTCTGGCTCCTCCAGGGTGTACGACAGGTTGCTGATGAACACACTGCTGTTGTCATTGCGAAGCTCTGGTTTGTCATCTTTCTGCCTATGGGCAGCAGCTGTTGCTCCCTGCTGAGCTGCTTTAGCACCAGGTGGAGCTGGTTTGTAGCCAGGAGGAGCACTTTTACCGAAGAGTCCTGTCTCAGTTTCCATGTACTCTTCAATGGTCGGGTCACCATTTCCCCTGTGCCTTTTGGGAGCTTGTTCTGCTCCATACAGAAAGCAGGATTAGGAAACCATTTGCATAGAAATAGAACGTTTTTACACAAGCAAACTATATTTACCCGAGTCCTCATTCCATTCATCATGATAATCGTCCTGTTCTgctctcctcttctctccagtTAGAATTCCCTTCTGGGTTTTCTTCTGAGCCTTCTTGTCTGCTTTGGCCCTCCGCCGCTGTTctgctctctcctcctcctgacGAACCTGGCTGGCCTCTTTTTCTGCCACCTAACAGATGGGCAAAACATGGTAATATGAACCCAAAAGTGGCCAAATGATATGGCTGCACAGTACAGTGCTGATGTGTACCCCTACCTTCGCCCGCTGCTCATTAACCCTGTTCAGCCGAGTCTCAGTC encodes:
- the sart3 gene encoding spliceosome associated factor 3, U4/U6 recycling protein, with the protein product MGSPGGIDKVRAIFERAVMNVGLHMTKGQTLWEAYREFENAILSTVQPPPGRIPSHEEQELLNTQLERIHTLFRRQLAVPLMDMEATFAEYEEWSENGVSETVMHQYKNALQQMEKRKAFEEPLLVAEPPKLAEYQAYIDYELKEGDPARIQIIFERALAENCLVPDMWAKYTTYLDRQLKIKDLVLSTHDRAVRNCPWTMGLWKSYLLALERHGSDHQTVSDIFEKALNAGFIQATDYVEIWQAYLDYLRRRVDFSKESSKELEELRGAFSRSLDYMKQDVEERFGESGDPSCIIMQIWARIEALHCKNMQKARELWDSIMTKGNAKYANMWLEYYNLERSYGDALHCRKALHRAVQCTSDYPEHVCEVLLTFERVEGSLEDWDAAVQKTETRLNRVNEQRAKVAEKEASQVRQEEERAEQRRRAKADKKAQKKTQKGILTGEKRRAEQDDYHDEWNEDSEQAPKRHRGNGDPTIEEYMETETGLFGKSAPPGYKPAPPGAKAAQQGATAAAHRQKDDKPELRNDNSSVFISNLSYTLEEPEAKLRTLFETCGPIKQIRPVFSNKGSFKGYGYVQFESTVSVSEALKLDRREVAGRPMFVSPCVDKNKNPDFKVFKYNTSMEKHKIFISGLPFSCTKEQLEEICKNHGTIREVRLVTYRSGKPKGLAYVEFADETQASQAVLKMDGMDVEGNKISVAISNPPRRNMMENPGSSRPMMDMMPRQVHGARGRGRTQLALLPRSLNRQSGTANKVENGTAAQPTPATAGSAANAAGDTKPLSNSDFARMLLNK